In Streptomyces sp. HUAS ZL42, the DNA window GGCTTTGCGAGGAATCCGATGATTTCCCCTCAGCTGTCGACAACCCTAGGAAGAGCTGCTATCCATTAGGAAGTAGTTACCTGAAAGTGCCTACCTCACCGGGAGGAGAGCCATGGCGACCACGACGGCGGCCCAGCGGCGCGAACAGGCACGCGCGGAGTACGACGCGTTCCTCAAGAACTGCCCCACCAACCAGCTCCTCGGCCGTCTCAGCGACAAGTGGGTCAGCCTCGTCGTCGCCGCCCTCAGCCACGGGCCGATGCGCTACAGCGACCTCGGCCGCAAGATCGCCGGCGTCAGCCCCAAGATGCTCACTCAGTCCCTGCGCACACTCGAACGCGACGGCATCCTCGCCCGCACGGTCACCCCGTCCGTCCCGGTCCGCGTGGACTACGAACTCACCCCGCTCGGCCGGAGCCTCGCCATGCTCCTGATCGCGGTGAAGGACTGGGCGGAGACCCACATCGAGGAGGTCCACGCGGCCCGCGAACGGTATGACACCGAGAATGAGGCCGCCTAGACCTCGCCCGCCCGCAGCCGCACCACCTGAGCCGCGCTGAACTCCGTCGTACGCCTCATGTGCTCGATGATCAGGGCGAGTTGGGAATCGTCCAGGTCGTCGAAGAGCGACACCCAGCCGCCGCCCAGCCGGTCCCACATCCGCCCGAACTCGGCGATCTTCTCCGGCACCGTCGCCACCAGCACCCGCCGCCGGTCGCCCGCGTCCCGCTCCCGGACCACGTACCCGGCCTTCTCCAGCCGGTCCACGAGCCGCGTCGCCGACCCGGTCGTCAGCCCCGTCAGCTCCGCGATCCGGCCCGTCGTCACGGGCCCGCGCTCCAGCGTGAGCAGGTTCAGGCACTGGAAATCGGTGGGATGCAGGCCCAGACGGTCGGCGACGGCCTGGTTGAAGAGGGCGTACGACGCCACATACCGGCGGGAGACGACGGACAGGTCGTCCAGCAACCGCGACCGAGTGTTCGTGTGCCCGGACATCCCTGCTCCCTTCCCCTGCGCGGTGCAGAGATCGTACGACGCAGAAGACTCGCTGGAAGTGACGACGCCATGGACCCGCTAGAAGTGGTACGAGTCCCCGGTTTCCAGGACCAGTACCCGTTGCCGGTCGTTCGCCCGGTTGCGGTCCACCGTGCCGCCGTTCCACACCGTGTCGATCTCCAGCATCACCTCGGACGGCGTGCCCCGCAGCCGCACCCGCACATGGATCGGCTCCCCCAGCTCATCGGGACCGAGCGCCCCGACCCGGCACACCACCTCCCGCGCGCCCGAGCGCGCGCACCCGTCCGGCAGCACCTGCCGGTCCGCCGGAGGCTCCGACCAGCGCAGCCGCACCGTCACGTCCGAAACGGCGGACGGCCCGTGATTGCGCGGAGTGAACCGCACGTCCACCCGGCCGGAGGCCAGGGACGCGGCCCCGTGAAAGGCCAGATCGGCCTCGGGGCCCTCGGCGGCCCCGGCGGCAGGAGCCCCCGCCACCCCACCGACCGCCACCATGGCCGCTGCCCACACCGCGAGAACCCGCATACCGCCCACTCCTCACTCCACCGTGGTCGTACGGATGTATCCCACGCGGAGCGAACGGCAGGCGCCCTCCAACAGGTGACACCGCACCCCGTGCCAGGCCGGCCCCATGTCCGTCCTGCGTTCCGCCGCCCTCTTCGTCGTCGCCGCGCTTGTGGGGATCGGCGGCGCCCGGCTGGTCCGGCAGGGCGTGCGCGAGCACCGCGGCCGATTGTGGGCGTCCGGCGGCGTCCTCGCCCTCGGCGCGTACGGATTCGTCGCCACCTTCCAGCCCCGCGCACTTCGGCCGCGTCCTGGCCGCGTACGGCGGGATCTTCATCGCCGGCTCGATCCTCTGGGGCGTGGTCGCGGACGGCTACCGCCCGGACCGCTGGAACATCACCGGCGCGCTGATCTGCCTCGCGGGCCTGGCGGTGATCATGCGGGCCCCGCGAGGCGGCTGAAGAGCTCTCAGGACGGCTCTTCGGGCAGCAGCCCCAGCTGACCCATGAACTCCATCTCGTCGAAGTAGAGGCGGTAGTCGACGATCCGTCCGGTGTCGTCGACCGTGGCGAAGTCCACGCCGCGGATCCTGATCTCCTTCTGCGTCGCGGGCAGCGACTCCCCGGAAGGCAGCTGGATCGGCCCCGTGTTCCGGCCGGTGAAGAACCCCTCGTCGATGGCCGTGTTGCCGATCTCGTACGAGTGCACCGGCTCGTACCTGGCATCGGTGATCGCGTCCGTCATCTGACGCCAGTACTCGACGATGTCGGCGCGCCCGTGCATCTCCCCTCCGTCGGGAGTGATGGCGACCGCGTCCTCCGCGAACAGCTCGCCGACGCGCCGGGAGCCCGCCTCCGTGGTGAGAGCCTCGGTCAGCCGGTCCATGACCTCACGTGCCTGTCCCATGCTCCACCTCCTGCGCCAGAGGATCACCCATCTCATTCTCCCACCGGGACCCACCGGACGCTGGCCGGAGAGCGAGACCGCGGACCGCCCGCACACCCCGCCCGCCTATCCTGGCCGGACAAGGTTTCGACCACTTTTTCCGCCA includes these proteins:
- a CDS encoding winged helix-turn-helix transcriptional regulator is translated as MATTTAAQRREQARAEYDAFLKNCPTNQLLGRLSDKWVSLVVAALSHGPMRYSDLGRKIAGVSPKMLTQSLRTLERDGILARTVTPSVPVRVDYELTPLGRSLAMLLIAVKDWAETHIEEVHAARERYDTENEAA
- a CDS encoding MarR family winged helix-turn-helix transcriptional regulator; translation: MSGHTNTRSRLLDDLSVVSRRYVASYALFNQAVADRLGLHPTDFQCLNLLTLERGPVTTGRIAELTGLTTGSATRLVDRLEKAGYVVRERDAGDRRRVLVATVPEKIAEFGRMWDRLGGGWVSLFDDLDDSQLALIIEHMRRTTEFSAAQVVRLRAGEV
- a CDS encoding ester cyclase, which translates into the protein MGQAREVMDRLTEALTTEAGSRRVGELFAEDAVAITPDGGEMHGRADIVEYWRQMTDAITDARYEPVHSYEIGNTAIDEGFFTGRNTGPIQLPSGESLPATQKEIRIRGVDFATVDDTGRIVDYRLYFDEMEFMGQLGLLPEEPS